In Phycisphaerae bacterium, one DNA window encodes the following:
- the waaC gene encoding lipopolysaccharide heptosyltransferase I, which translates to MDLAAREYRRILIIKPSSFGDVIHAMPVLHGLRTRFPRARISWLVAHSCAGLLEGHPDLDEVIRFDRKRYGRIGKGLTPTIEFVRFLGDLHRRSFDLVLDLQGLFRSAFLTLAAGAQVTLGFANAREFAPLFYGRRITVPDPEMHAVDRNYLFSRALGFADLPVSFNMPVRSEAAAAVATVLADHGIARGHPYALMGPGTRWETKRWPAEAFAEVARRVRAELGLPVVLIGMEDEAGVAWQVEQAAGEGIVNLAGRTKLPELIALVAGAALCVMHDSGPMHLATALDRPMVAIYGPTSPRRTGPYRRPEAIVRLDLPCSPCYIKRVADCPYDHRCMRKLPPDTLMDRLRLSYPPGVNDR; encoded by the coding sequence ATGGATCTGGCCGCGCGTGAGTACCGACGCATCCTGATCATCAAGCCGAGTTCATTCGGCGATGTGATCCATGCCATGCCGGTGTTGCACGGCCTGCGAACGCGATTTCCGCGCGCCCGGATCAGTTGGTTGGTGGCCCATAGCTGCGCCGGGTTGTTGGAAGGTCACCCCGACCTGGATGAGGTCATTCGCTTTGACCGCAAGCGGTACGGTCGGATTGGCAAGGGACTGACGCCGACGATTGAGTTTGTTCGCTTTCTGGGCGACCTGCACCGTCGGTCCTTCGACCTGGTTCTCGACCTGCAAGGTCTGTTTCGCAGCGCCTTCTTGACTCTTGCGGCGGGTGCGCAAGTGACGCTCGGGTTCGCCAACGCCCGGGAGTTTGCACCGCTTTTCTATGGTCGCCGAATCACGGTGCCGGACCCTGAGATGCACGCGGTCGACCGGAATTACCTTTTTTCCCGTGCACTCGGTTTTGCTGATCTTCCAGTGTCATTCAACATGCCTGTTCGCTCCGAGGCAGCGGCGGCCGTGGCAACCGTCCTGGCGGATCACGGCATCGCGCGGGGTCATCCCTACGCTCTGATGGGGCCCGGAACCCGCTGGGAGACCAAGCGCTGGCCGGCTGAAGCGTTTGCCGAGGTGGCCAGGCGGGTCCGCGCGGAATTGGGCCTGCCGGTCGTCTTGATCGGCATGGAGGATGAAGCCGGCGTGGCTTGGCAGGTCGAACAGGCCGCCGGAGAAGGGATTGTGAACCTGGCCGGGCGGACAAAGCTGCCCGAATTGATCGCCTTGGTTGCCGGGGCGGCGCTCTGCGTCATGCATGATTCGGGACCGATGCACCTGGCTACGGCTCTGGACCGTCCGATGGTTGCCATCTACGGGCCGACCAGTCCGCGGCGCACCGGTCCGTACCGTCGTCCGGAGGCGATCGTCCGGTTGGACCTGCCGTGCTCGCCCTGCTACATCAAACGCGTGGCGGACTGCCCCTACGATCACCGCTGCATGCGGAAGTTGCCTCCGGATACTCTGATGGACAGACTCCGGTTATCATATCCGCCGGGAGTGAACGATAGGTGA
- a CDS encoding zinc-binding dehydrogenase yields MRALTYSVRPVQWTVCKVMGWLWPSVFWSRLSGLRLSEVPVPTLPGPRWVRLKTILGGICGTDFSGIMQRGHPASILQAFSSFPALLGHENVALVDAVGPAVSDWKPGDRVVVEPTLSCVPRGIDPVCRNCAAGRFTLCENFRAGPLPVGSMIGWNCFTGGSWGPFFVAHESQLHRVPDEIDDRIAVLIDPMAGALHAVLRRKPWEHETTLIVGDGLLAMGVAACIRALGSRCRLLAIGLWETLRETMQRFGVDEFIAVGGRNTQAARYGKVAARVGGKLVATKFGHQAFIGGVDLVYDCVGTGQTLTDSMKYARSGGTVVEVGTSQISLVDTAPLWFDELTLMGTNGRAIEQYDGRTMHTYEIVIELIRERKLDLSGLLTHRFRIDQYRQAMAALADRARSGAIKVAFEHP; encoded by the coding sequence ATGAGGGCTTTGACGTACTCGGTTCGCCCGGTGCAATGGACCGTGTGCAAGGTGATGGGCTGGCTGTGGCCGTCGGTGTTCTGGTCGCGGCTGTCGGGTTTGCGGCTGAGTGAGGTGCCGGTGCCGACGCTGCCCGGTCCGCGCTGGGTGCGGCTGAAGACGATCTTGGGCGGAATCTGCGGAACGGATTTTTCGGGCATCATGCAGCGGGGGCACCCGGCGTCGATCCTGCAGGCGTTTTCGAGCTTTCCGGCCTTGCTGGGCCATGAGAATGTTGCTCTCGTGGATGCGGTCGGCCCGGCGGTGAGCGACTGGAAACCCGGCGACCGGGTGGTCGTCGAGCCGACACTCTCGTGCGTGCCTCGCGGCATCGATCCGGTGTGCCGAAATTGTGCGGCCGGGCGATTCACTTTGTGTGAAAACTTCCGGGCCGGTCCGCTGCCTGTGGGTTCGATGATTGGTTGGAACTGTTTCACGGGCGGCAGTTGGGGACCGTTTTTTGTCGCCCACGAGTCGCAACTCCACCGGGTACCGGATGAGATCGACGACCGGATTGCGGTGTTGATCGACCCGATGGCAGGAGCCCTGCACGCGGTATTGCGACGCAAGCCATGGGAACATGAGACGACTCTGATCGTTGGTGACGGCCTGCTGGCGATGGGCGTAGCGGCCTGCATTCGAGCTCTCGGCAGCCGCTGTCGCCTTCTTGCGATCGGCCTTTGGGAAACACTGCGGGAAACGATGCAGCGGTTCGGCGTCGATGAGTTTATCGCGGTCGGCGGGCGTAATACGCAGGCCGCGCGGTACGGGAAGGTCGCCGCTCGCGTGGGGGGCAAGTTGGTGGCGACCAAGTTCGGTCACCAGGCGTTCATCGGCGGTGTCGACCTGGTCTATGACTGTGTGGGTACGGGGCAGACGCTGACGGATTCGATGAAATATGCGCGCTCCGGCGGGACGGTCGTAGAAGTGGGGACTTCGCAGATCTCGCTGGTGGACACGGCGCCGTTGTGGTTTGACGAGCTGACCCTCATGGGCACGAACGGTCGGGCGATCGAGCAGTACGATGGTCGGACGATGCATACCTACGAGATCGTGATCGAGTTGATCCGCGAGCGAAAGCTCGACCTGTCCGGGTTGCTGACGCATCGTTTCCGGATCGACCAGTATCGGCAAGCGATGGCTGCGCTGGCCGATCGAGCGAGAAGCGGGGCAATCAAGGTGGCGTTCGAGCATCCATGA
- a CDS encoding DUF2905 domain-containing protein, which translates to MIPMGKLIIVLGIVMVVIGAAIWALGRLGFRGLPGDIHYESENVHFYFPIVSCIVLSVILTLGMWLWQRLSQR; encoded by the coding sequence ATGATCCCGATGGGCAAACTGATCATCGTTTTGGGCATCGTGATGGTGGTCATCGGCGCGGCCATCTGGGCGCTCGGCCGACTTGGCTTCCGCGGCCTGCCCGGCGACATCCACTATGAATCGGAAAACGTCCACTTCTATTTCCCCATCGTCTCCTGCATCGTCCTGTCGGTCATCCTTACACTCGGCATGTGGTTGTGGCAAAGGCTGAGCCAGAGATGA